The Lolium perenne isolate Kyuss_39 chromosome 6, Kyuss_2.0, whole genome shotgun sequence genome segment CTCTTAATTCATTCTCTGGCATTCTTTCTTTAGTCTCAGTATTTGTTCTTAATTTTTTTAGTCTCTCATTTTTAGATCAGTCTCCCACTTTCCCTCATTTATCAGTTTTGGTGTAAATTTTGTTAGTTTGGATGTAATTATTTTCTAGTTTATTTTTAAGTTTTCCCCGGTCTTGGtcatatttttcttaattttgttTTCTAAAAGAGGCATGTATCTCttaatatagaagatcatgacacAATTTTCTTATTTGTTAAGTTCCAAATGCCCATAGGGTAAGTTTTGACGCGGAGATTGCACAGATAGAGGAGCGGTTTGGGAGCGGGTTGGTCGCAAAGATCCAAATTAATTAGGGAAATGAAACACAAAGCACCAGTATAGCTTCTAAAAGTGTTTTCACTCACAAGTTAATCCTGCTCTATACTGTATTCTATTTTTTCCAACGGTTATATGATACTAGTAGCACAATGCAAAACGGTATCACAACATGCTGTTCTAGTGGCCTTGTGATATTCTCTTGATCATTCTCTTATTGTGTAGTTTTGTAGCATGTCGCTAACTATCTCTTTTACCACATTCTAACATTAACAAGTCAACGACAGACCAGAGATACTACAGGTGTATGATTTACTCATTTGTCAATTGATTCTTGATTTATTTCACGTCTTTTGCAGACCATATGCCTTTGCTCAATCTATCCATCTCTATTCTTTCAGTTttgtttttcttggatttttattgTTTTATTTTCTGCAGCAGAGGCCCGAGGATCAGGAAGCAGCAACATTGAAGGTTTTCCGAGACCATGGATTGTACGAGTTTTGTGCGGCGCTGATTTTGAGCTTTTTATATTTGTGCACATGTGATGTGTTTTGCTGATACCTGTGGAGCAATCTGAATACCGTAAGTATCGATCATGCCGAAACCTTGATTACTAAATGCAATGGGCAAGCTAACGTTCTCTACTTCTATGATTAGTATGAACAACACTGTCTTTTCTATAATTTTAGTATGGTGTGCTCCATCAAGATAGGTTTCGAATGATAATTTTTGTAGACAAAGATGTTGCGCTTCTTCCTGGTATATTAGTAGGAGGGTCTGGCATTCACAAAAAACATAGTAGGAGGGACTGGCACAAATCATGTGAAGGGTTCGCTGGATGAGGTAGAAGAGGAGTAGCCCAAAACACTGCATCTATAGTGCTTAGTACCCATGGCCACTTGTCATGGTTTTTTCATTGCTTAGTTTCTAATTCTTTACTCAGTTTATTATTGTAAAATATCACCAGACACATTTCTCAATataaaatagaatcaataaacCCAATGTTATGTTCGGCTAAAACCGGACTTGCTCCCACGAGAAGAAATGTGTTATCTTTGTTTTCTCATTGGTAAAGGTAACAAGTATTGCAGGTAGACAAGGACTATGCTTAATTCGAGTACAACTATGGTATGGTCAATATTTTTCAGTAAGATGTGTTCAACACCACTCTCTTCCATTCCGAATGCTTGTATTTTTCAAAAGACAAACGAGCTCATGCAGTTTTTGGTTTTGTGGATTGCCACCAGATAGTCCTTGTCAAGAGCCAATGAGGTAGAGCAGCTTCTACTACGCCTACTTGCAACATTATCATTTTCTCAGTAGATTTTAGTCCATGTCTACCTGCATAATTTGTCAGTCATTTCTACATAGTTTGCTAGTTATTTCTAAAGTAGATTTTAGTCCATGTATACCTTCCCCTTTTTTCAGTACCTAACCAAATTCGAGTGTTCATACACTAAAGGGCTAACACTATTGATCATTTCTGTGTAGATTAAGAGAAATAAGAGAGCCATATTCTTGAGCAAGATAGATGTAAAGCAGAGTCGGTGAAAAAGGAGGAGACGGTGTGGGGTGATATGCCCGTGTACTGCGTGTAGGAGGTCCAAACGATTGTCCATCTTCGGCTGCCTTCATTTTATTGTTGAAATTCTCATTCCCCTCCATCGTGCATCCCTTGCTCTTGTGGATCTCCCCCTCTCTTTTCGTTCTGATCTCCTTTCTCCCTTTTTTTCATGCGTTATTGTCGTGCTCCGCTGGGATGGAGGAGTCTTAgcgtgaggaggaagaagaaagaatGGTGGCGTGGATGCAGATACAGAACATGCCAAGAGAAAGAAGACCCATATTTTGCAGTTCGTGTGTAATGCCCATATAATAGTTAGATCTGGTAATAACGGGGCAATAACTGGGCCAGAAGGAGACTAAATTTGTTTGGAAACAGGGTTTAGTTGTGGTACTAGTAAAAAGCCAGAGAAAAAACCGGACTCACTTGTAATAACCATAACTGGTCAGAATGGTAAAGGAATGAGGATTGAAAGGAACGAACACTACTATAGGGAAAATGTGACTTATGCCGAATTGTATTTTCAGCTAGATGATGATTAGACAGTCCCAAAAAAAAGCTAGTAGATGCAGGTGACGAATAAATAAGACTAGATAAGGAAGGCGACGAGGACAGTGATATCGTCCTGCTTCCCGCCGCGGCGTTGGTCTCCTCGTAGCTTGCGGCTGTCGGAGCTGTAGGGCGAGTCCGTGGAGCCGCTCATGGATATCTCGTAGGCGACGCCCGCGACGACGTCCGCCATGTTCTTGGGAGAGAAGCCGAGCGCGGTGCCCATCCGCACGAGCCGCTCCAGGTCGGCGTCGAAGACGTTGTCGAAGAGCCCGTCCGTGCCGACCACCAGGACGTCCCCGTGCCTCACAGCGATCTCGCCGACGTCCGCCTGGGTGATGCTGTCCCCGCTCCCGCGGCCATTGAGCTGGAGCGGGCAGTTGAAGCGCTTCTGCTGGCGCTGCGAGCGGTGCAGGAGCGCGCCGTCCCGGAACACGGCGAAGGCGCTGTCCCCGATGTAGGCCCACTTGAGAGCCGTACCGGCGAGCGAGAGGATGACCGCGGTGGATCCCCCGGTGGCGGCGGACGCGACCGTCTCCTCGTACGCCCGCTCCAGCAGAGTGTAGGGGCAGACGGGCGTGCCGGGCTCGGCCGTCAGCACCTGCTCGAAGGCGCTCGTCATGAGGCCGCGCGAGAAGGCGCCGGCGTCCACGCCGTTCTTGCGGTACCCGCCCACGCCGTCCGCCACGCCGACGACGCCGGCGTCCTCGTGCCCGAAGTGCGCGTCCTCGTCGTGGTGGCGCGCGTAGCATGAGGCCCAGTCCATCCTCAGAGGAGCACGCGGCTCGGCGGCCCCGTCGTTGTCCACCGGAGActcgtcggcggcggcgtcgcGTCGTTGCGAAGAGGGCTGCTGAAAGGACGCGACGAAGCTGGTGACGTAGGCGTCGCCGGGCAACAAGATGGAGGCCCGCCGTTTGCGGAGGCCCAAGGCGGCGCGCAGGGCGTCGGGGATCCGTTTGTCGATCTCGCTCAGGGTTTGCTGGATCGGCTCCAACGCCTCCATCTTCAGGCGTGACATCTTGATCGTCAACATGTCCATGTTTGTAACGAGAATACGATTGCCCCCAAACTCCGGGTATGCCGCATATATTGTCACCAAATTCTAGATCGACTTGGCCGACTAGGAGTACTAGTTCTAGGTTCCGTGTCGGACTCGAGGTTCTAGGGGTCCATGTTTTGGAAGCAACCATGTTTTGGCCGACTAGGAGTACTAGTTCTAGGCATGTTTTCGGAGTAGGTTATTTTGAAATTGCAATCCTAGCTTAGTTAAATCGCAGAGTTGTAATACATTGCCGCATGCTCACCTTCCATAACAACACACCATATTCGCATGAGCATGTTAGGGCATGTGTAATTGTTGATAAGGTTATTTTATTTAGGTATTATTGTATGTGATTAAAGAAGGTAAATccctcactggtagaaaaaggggcttagtcccggttcgcaactgccattagtcgcggttgcgcaattgggaccaattaagcgcgactaaaggcccccctttagtcgcggttgcttacgaaccgcgactaaaggcccgtccacgtgggcgccaggtgaccgtcgggcggaggacctttagtcgcggttctcctggccagccgcgactaaaggccgccgcagatttagggttttagccccccctaaatctggtttctttttaatttgtattattttatttcttttatattttattttgtgttttattttaattttgaaggagtttcacatattctacgctactatacacatgcatatgaatgtacaatttcaaacaagtttgaaattagaaccaagaagaattcaagaggaatatacaatatatattcaatctcggatgaccatatacaattttgaacaagtttccatacataatttacgacatcagaagttctacatcctcgtaatagtgttctcctttaggatggaggacttccctcatcaaaaatcctactagttcctcttgaattggtcggaagcgagcttctggactaagcgtcttccacaagttattcctcttgacgttgttctccgacggcttccgctcagaggtgtatctccgatgaactcacaaacatagtatccacatagattggtctccGGTGGCTGAACATCCCCAGACAGTACCTTtctaaattctagctcttttttgaattcaccgaccgtttcatctgtgaaccgtctccaaaccctacagggcaaagaaaattaaatgaacaagggagttattagttacttgatattaggaaatgaacgaaagaggtcgatcgatatagagtgcaaatgattgaaaataattacttttgcatcatatttctcatgttgacccaaagctttggatccatattcagagagcccatgatgagaactctggaggtgtgaaattcaattatgagcagaatccagtggaacctgcggacacgatacatgcacattcatgcataactcatcgattagacataccatgcatggagtaaacaaaagagaatgtgctcaagacagaaacactcacccaaaatggtaaggaaatagaatttcacttttgagctgctgctttgtaagaaaatcaaacaggtctttctccacgtcggcggggtgtctttctaacacatatccattaacgatttgtgggtcaatgaacccaacatcatggatgttccttattctgcattccctaatcttcattctgcataatagtgtACACAACAAtagagttaggacaatatatatatagtgcaggcaatgaaccagatggggtagaaataaatcacttacaaaacgtagcaactgatgatagatttatcgagctcgcgcagattgaacagctggaacaattcactcagatgaactgttacatagtaatgtttgaagtgatgctcatgtctaacttccgcataaatatattctttgccggcgttattttttatgtaacccttgtaccaatgtagcagattttgcatttgtgctggtagatcctcttcctccgcaggctcgacgagaggcccattcggcacatatgtaattgctacctcactcattggcgcctcctcaaggcctaacactgcacgaagagtcataccgatctcGGCCGCTTtttctctggcacccgttacagtcattccctgtgctgccgcagctgctatgatagtggtgtccattagttcagcatccggaccggcggctttcactatgagcggggggatcgattgtttattttgttccccgagctgggcaacttgtttcccgctttttttttactttcttttttctcctcctccaaggctttcttctccttatccgccaagtctttcttctccttcaatatgagtgcttgcctacgaagttcacgtccatagtcgtcaggcatattcttctcagcttgggacggtgtgctcaaaaatgacttagcccacttcttttccttctcagaaaatactggcttgggctcaggctctcttttcgccttcatttccgccttccatttctcatactgAGCTGCCACGGCCGCGTCAGTTTCCTcgacactacgttcccaaggccttgggaggagaggcttcagtgatggcttcggtacctttgtggtcttaggtacataa includes the following:
- the LOC127309476 gene encoding putative protein phosphatase 2C 23, encoding MDMLTIKMSRLKMEALEPIQQTLSEIDKRIPDALRAALGLRKRRASILLPGDAYVTSFVASFQQPSSQRRDAAADESPVDNDGAAEPRAPLRMDWASCYARHHDEDAHFGHEDAGVVGVADGVGGYRKNGVDAGAFSRGLMTSAFEQVLTAEPGTPVCPYTLLERAYEETVASAATGGSTAVILSLAGTALKWAYIGDSAFAVFRDGALLHRSQRQQKRFNCPLQLNGRGSGDSITQADVGEIAVRHGDVLVVGTDGLFDNVFDADLERLVRMGTALGFSPKNMADVVAGVAYEISMSGSTDSPYSSDSRKLRGDQRRGGKQDDITVLVAFLI